A stretch of the Veillonella parvula DSM 2008 genome encodes the following:
- a CDS encoding DUF2188 domain-containing protein → MGKNQHVVPSKNGGWDVKGEGNSRASKHFDQKKPAIDYGRQASLNQKSELVIHNKDGRIAQKDSHGHDPHPPKG, encoded by the coding sequence ATGGGCAAAAACCAACATGTCGTACCATCTAAAAACGGTGGTTGGGATGTTAAAGGCGAAGGAAATTCAAGAGCATCAAAACACTTCGACCAAAAGAAACCGGCGATTGATTACGGAAGACAAGCTAGTCTCAATCAAAAAAGTGAATTAGTAATCCACAATAAAGATGGCCGGATAGCTCAAAAGGACAGTCACGGACATGATCCTCATCCACCAAAAGGTTAA